The DNA window AAGGAGTGAAAGTGAATagatagataaaatattttgttattaaataaatgaaagattaaAAGTTATGGGGAGAAGAAATTGAAACGATGATCATAGTACGTTGAGTGTTTTAtgggtaaataataatatatttattataaatttataataattataatgaagtggaatttgaaaagatattttaaactttaatcaatatataatgattttggGTATCAGGTTTGGGTTTCACACACTTCCTGTCCCCGACTTTAATTGGGTAATCATTTTCACTCACCATTCCCAACCCTAATTTTAAATATCCGAACTCGACCATCAGTTACCCATTACAATCCCTATGCATGagtaatgataaatatatatatatatttgttaatattttggGTATCGGGTTTTGGTTTTACACACTTCTCATCCCCGACTACAATCGGGTAATCATTTTCACTCCCCATGACCCCAATTTTAAATATCTGAACTCGATCATCGGATATCCCTCCCAAGCCCTGTGCATGAGTATTGATAAGATCAAActcattttatatatgaattttacattttactattgagttaaaatttattgataagATCATGAATTtacatacaaattaaaatacaattataatgtttgagagaaaataaaaaatttctacAAAAGTGACACCTCACAAGTCAGGTTCCTAGATATGAGCCTTCACTAGATGAACAAAttcgaaaaaaaataaaatttaacaaaacatCAATAGTACTTCCGATTAAGATTGTTTCATAACTACTTTGAATGATTTcaatgttggaattatttccaatatttgggtaaatatattatttaataattgtatattagttgttatcataataaagattaaagcgcaattaaagtgatctattaaagtataaagattatggggcttatttagacatctataataaatgtggggatatatttgtgtagaagcagaaataccatttattatttcgttgatgggccgaataataaatgggtatattagggctaggtccccaacccatataaatAGCCTACCTATTTGTTTCTATCATCGGACaataaggtttatgttcatctctcgagaacactaaagaagaaggctatcgatatagggttggaagacttaaaccccactcACATCTGACATTCCGatccagatccagaacaagaagatccacattcagattcaggtccagattcaagatcaagagaagatcaagaagaagagaataacgaagaacggcttaatgaaccgttctgcattcaagatccaggtacgtttccgcaattacagtttatctcgatttatcgacatagagtatacagattatagacttaaggattaaagatttagactaaaaaaactaacaagtggtatcagaggcTCTCTATGTCGATTTATTGagatttaataaggataaagatAGATTGTTGAATTTGGTTAACAAGATTatgaataacaattaaaatttcTGTATATTCACATTGAATAAACAGATTCAGAATaagaaaattgaataaattgaattgaatgttCATTTTAAGGATAAGGAAGTTGAACaggtttaattttgttttatttttgtttctcacTTATAGTTAGGGTCAAATAAGactaaatattatgtataaaacaaaatgtgtgagataattaagaataagttaattctattatatatatatatatatatttgatttgaggttatataattgttattaattaaagaatatgaatagacatttataaatgttcttgatctaatatttttatttattgagttataaacaataaattattttgatgtatatgtTATAGTAAACAATTAAAGACTCTATGACATCTAAACAATTTTTCAGAAATCATAAACAATAAACGGTTTTAGaatcataaagaataaagaagatgaaaaagttttatttcaagaattggatttaattattaatttgaaaataataattcaaatatatggtaaaaaagttgattttttttttaagaattggtcaaattaatatctatttattattaattagataattaaagagatattaataaatatattatatatatttcagttatatatatatatattttgatattaattagataattatagagatattaataaatatattatatatatttcggttatatatatatatatatattgagtatgaattaattaagaaaatttgaattttagaataataatttattatattctaattatataagtatataagaaattaaggaattcagttttagaataataattaattattataattaatttaaggaattataataataataatattttaattagttaaagattgaagtaatatttattcctgaaataattgttattgtattaatacatttatatacaattaagaataaataaaatatagaatgaaattttggaattttaatatatacctataatataggttatgatttgagatttaagtaaagaaaaatagttatcatgtttataatattttataaatattgattacattatgtttgtaatatatttaatgaattagtataaaaacGTATTAcatctatttaatttatgacttaattaatgtatggaatatattcagaaattaagaaaaagtcaatttatataaatatatccagaaattaagaaaagacaagaataaagagattattattttattaataataataatttataattaaagaataaataaatatcaataacttatttatcaagaattaagttatttatcaagaattaaggaaatcaattaacctaataatgtggataaatttagaattttgggTAATCtgtgtaattaattatttaattatttattattattattatatttggatgaataatcaatcatgttatattacacattcgaatatatatacatatttaggTCTTTATGTATAaattgtgttgattgatattaagaaataattgagtgattagtaaaatcacaattatttttttgtgtaacacatatggaatttatgcaattttgatacataaaacaacattcagattttcggtattaataacacattcaaaatttggtataattttaggctcacttaaatttgtaattatgcggttgttaatcggcccaaaggaagattaataattggtcggattgcaaatttaaataatgtacaaattattaatttatagaacatatttgttttataagattaagacgattgtgtttgtaactatgcgattattaatcggacaaaaggaagtttaataattggtcgagtaacacacttaaagtatgtacataatttattaatttattaaatcaattaattgaagcaacatcctaccaaagtaggctctcttgtgaaggttaatatgttttataaattaagaaggtagtgtgtatgtatttcatgcggttatttaatcggcccaaaggaagataaatagttggttagaataacattatgcacatgtggtaataaatatgtaacaattattcggtgggccatgtgaataattggaatatccaaagataaccaattatttgacaggacttattgttaatatttgattactacaaaagagtaccgtttgtaagttaatatttaatgtccaaagactaaatattaatgttgcgtttggtatcttatgatgagacgtaccattattttgaatttatgtgattattaaaattttgtgagtatggttgttcatttgttttgttatctaatcaagttaacacttctgcttatacggattattttttgtcaacatcttaagttcattttatatgatataatttttaagacatatttagaatttgttgtatttttaagaattatatctaaaatggttaaaattgctaagggtattattagaataaagatttcataaataatatatgttttattttgtttcaaaagtaatgcattaaagtcagagttacaataatgtattctcatgcatctaatttggattttcttatttacacttaagttaattgatgtgaattgtagttgtctaaagggaaacatagtctctatatgaactcacatcaattgtgtgtaagaaaaataaaagattgaaacaaaaataacataaatagtgttcacttagcaaataccttaatacataataaagaaatgaagttgtaagaattgcagatattgcacttataagaaaattactaaagaaagtggtgcataaaaaaatacatattatagtttgctttgtttgttctaagagtaatttaacttcagtactcatacacatttgatggtaacttcagtattactaaagtaaatgtgttgatgtacggttgagttaattgtcaaaagtcaattgatggtgaaagaaacatcggcgtgggcattgacaattcatattaaagatgaagaaataaagaactactttagatacttttttatttggaaacaaacatttatggaatatcttcatgtaattgattcatttggaaggaagaattaagaattacaacttatatatggaataaagatttaactaaaacaactagtgaattcttttggggttgtccagttaaggtcaggccttataggtctaaagaaaataaactagactaaagaatttatcagatgttaattattggatattCTAAAAGATctagagacaaatttagtctcataagtacttcaagattagccttgaaaataaatatatacataagactccttaaacaagagtctaatgtattctctagattatatgaatcaagaaattaagaatatttatgatgttggacaaatacttgaaggatcctggtttggatcattaagaaaacaaccaaacaactaatgtgatattttaagaacaaaacattacatactcatatagtgaaattgaatcggatagagatcatttggtatattgattcgaattttTTTGGATACTAACAGTCGAAAATTCGTGCCacatcattttagtttaaagaattaatttttggaagagtgttaagtagacactcgaattatttcaagttgatggcagaatttattaggtgttttgtggtatccaattaaagaatccgactgcaaaattttgtcatggggttgcaaattatgaatgatatagaaagaccactaaagatattacgtgacaataatttacagttcttttactttaagagtaatatgagttcgactaagtcgaactatttggaaaataaagaattcataatgtttatttatctattgagcatatttggacaaactctaaaattacagaccagttctctaaatatttgctatCTGAGGTCTTTCAttaacatattgttcatatggatattgcatatttagatgatatacaatTTTAGTGGGAGgttgtattgtgatgcttgcatagataaaatttggattttatgtgcacattaaagaatcagtttctaaagaaattaaggatttagtttttaaagaaaatcaagattataaaattattcagattgatctctataaggaataaaggaggaccagttggtattagacatgttaaagatcacactacatgttaatccacactacacagccatgtttaatctatgttatttgattgtattgacatatgtgactattgagggtttagttacgaactaatgtaacaaaaatcgctttaatcctatgttgatataattgatggacgagattgatatagatgtatttggaaatgataacaatattttgagctcttaaggttataatatacaattgaaggaaatattatatgacccaagtgggagattgttggaattatttccaatatttgggtaaatatattatttaataattgtatattagttgttatcataataaagattaaagcgcaattaaagtgatctattaaagtataaagattatggggcttatttagacatctataataaatgtggggatatatttgtgtagaagcagaaataccatttagtatttcgttgatgggccgaataataaattggtatattagggctaggtccccaacccatataaatagcctacatatttgtttctctcatcggacaataaggtttatgttcatctctcgagaacactaaagaagaaggctatcgatattccgatccaggtccagatccagaacaagaagatccacattcagattcaggtccagattcaagatcaagagaagatcaagaagaagagaataacgaagaacggcttaatgaaccgttctgcattcaagatccaggtacgtttccgcaattacagtttatctcgatttatcgacatagagtatacagattatagacttaaggattaaagatttagactaaagaaATTAACATTCAAAACTCAAGCAATTAGGTTTGCGAAACCATTCATAATGATTTTAATCccttgaaatttattttattcatttttttaaaatattacattgtTGATAGGATTGGTGCGTCCTGACACGATCTAGTCGTcaagaaattatttaatgttagttcttctttttttttaagattatgaTAGGATTGGTTCATTGATCTGTCAAAAAAGGCAGCCTAAGTAATTTTATGGATACCAAATTTTCCAAATagagtattattaattaattaataaatatatattattaatcaatcAGTATATTTTTGtctgaattaaattaataatttgaatagtgATAGAGTAAAGAAATTTGGTGAGTGAATGACTTGACATTACTTTCATtagttggaaaatgtaaaagtgagaggaaagagagaaaagagagaaattatttaattttttcagcgaataagattatgccaagtcattccctcacctaatcatttctctaataatttttataaatattataattatacatttaaatattttaatttagtcaaaatttatgattaattaCTTAGACAAAAGTATTCTCTTTCACCACCACCTCAAAACTATAAAgtcattatcaaaataaattacttagaCATTGACATTAAAGAAAGTTAACTTGTAACGAAAATCCAAAAGCACAACCCACTTAAAAACTAAGAAGAAGATACTACTAAATTGTCCCAAATCACCTTCATGTAATCATTCAATAATTCAGCAACAACATTCTCCCCAAACTTATCATCCTGAAAAGTGAAACAAAACACAATATAAAAGCTGAAAAAATGAACAATTTAGTCAAGTTCAAGGGGATTCAACTCAATTTACCAACCTTTAAACAAGACAGGAGTTCGGTCATTTTAAGCAAAACCTCACCAGAACAATCACCAACCGAAGTTCTAAAATCAAACCGATCAGCTTGTCGAATTTTAATCCTCATCGAAGAATTTCGAAAAGTTTTACTTTGTCATGCCAAATCCCAACAATACTATACCTGTCACCATCTGACTGTTTCCCTAAAGGCCATCTTAAACCACCCTTAATACCAGAATCAATAACTGCAGAATTGATCATGTTTTCTATCTTCTTTTTCTCCTCATCCTACAATTCAAATATCAATAGACAAATATCTAGAAAAACATTCGATTATATTTTGGCAAGATGACTCACGATTAGAGTTGATACAACTTTCTTCGTGTAAATCATTAGCCTGACATCTGTCTTCTGACCAAGACAAGATATATCCACAACAAAATGGCGTAGTTGAGCTAACTCCAtctaaaaataacaaaaaaaataacttgaaaGGGATGTGATTGAGACAAAATAGTTGCTTTCATAAAAGCTCGATAATACCATCTTCCATCTACCTTGTAGACTTCAAGTTTATTTAAGTTCTTCACAATTCTACACTTGCAAGAGATTTCTGACTCGGGATTTAACCGATCAATCACCTGCAGTATTAAATAACAAAGTAGAAGATTAAATAAACTAGTGAAATTTCCCAATTACTTAAATTCAgtattattaaatgaaacacCTTCACTTGGTATATCTCCTTCGCAGCTGATAATTTAAGTCCAATCTTATCTACAGCTTCATCTTCGACAAATTTCAGATATGAAGTTGGGAGATTTGTATAAAATGTTTTGTGTACTGGTTTCAGAATAGCCTCTGTAATCGAAGTGGTTGATGATATAGAAGAAGTCCTATAGATAAAAGATACAACCACTAATTAACCAGAATAAACcaaaatgaatttcaaaatcaatatataagaATTACACATACAAGGTATGGTAAATGTTTCATTTGTTCTACCAGAAATAACCTAGAGACATACTTTCAAGTGTAAACACTCATTTCttcattaaattaattcaaatcataaactaaaatattcattttttaagaaCAAGAACTTGTTCGTTGGTGAAAGCGGGAGATTTGAAAGAGAtgtgtgttttttatttatttataaattaaaaggtTAATTTGATAGAATATGAGAGGAAGtgtattaatttatgatttttctggttatttgaataacccaaacaaggcctaaatacATTCAAAGGGCAATCTTGTcttttcaccaaaaattcaaAGGACATataggccttgttcggttatgggtttttttaaaatcaaagagagaaaaaaatggaCGATGGGTGATGAtatgattttgaggaagtaaCGATTAATTTTGGTAAAAGAGTtaaaagggtattgatatatataaataaaatataaaataataatttaaattagaaagtattttagtattttgattaaataaatgagtttagaaaattgatttggtaagattaaaataaaaatttgtacaGAACAAAGCCATAGTTCAAGGACagtagagaaaaaaaaaaaaaccggtTGATTATACTTACCCATAGAAAAGGTTTCTTCCAAACCTGGCAACAACTCAACAAGTGTAGGCTTCACTTCTGGGCATTCTTCCATTAGCATCCTCACATTTCCAAAAGAATGAATCAAGTCTTTCTCTAGAAGTGTCACAATACGCTTCACTGGAGAAATCTTGTAGTCACCTAAAGAACCAAAAAAGagtgaaaaaaagaagaaaaaattacaTGTACTAAATTAGTAGGTTTTGTGCAAATAAATACCTTTTGGCTGCAGCAGTAGCCGATTGTCATCAAGGACTAAAATCTGAGGCAGTTCAGTTGATCTCTTCTGCTGCTCATAGGAGTTCAAGGATATTGGTTCAAGGCGAACTAAACTTGAAAACTGATTATCATCATCACCATCTAACCCAATAGAAAACCATGTACCTTGTGCTTGTGCATATCTGTATATTCTTCCAGAATCCTTCGAGACATTTTTATTTCGAAATgacctattattattattgtatccAGATGGAGAAATAAGTTGTTCTGGTTTACATAGACTGTTGTTATCTTTGAAGTGGCGCTTGTGAGGAGGGATGTAAGACATCCTAACTTCTCAGGAATTCTGAACAATCAAAATAAGTTGGGATTCATAGACTATACATAAAAATGGATTATTAAAGTGAGCTTTTTAATACCCTAATCCAAGGGAGAAATGAAGGATGTGTACGGATAGCGAAAACGTTACTTTAGTTTAACATTTTAGCAATTTAATTAATGTCTTATTCAGATAGTTTATTAAGGCCTAGTTTGATTCGGCATTTATAAGGCCTTTGTGGGTGTTTACCTAATAAActgatataataattttgcaTAATAAACTAGTATAAAAACTTTGTGTAATAAGTTCagcataaaatattataatcaaacacaaattttttttttttttttttttttgttcaaactcaattttctttttatcttccTCCATCCAATCGTCTAAACTTATAATCTTTTTTCTCTCATCCcttttagatatatttttttatttattcactttcattattttcttattattttatttattttctcacctatatttaattactttataattattttatttattctcttaatatattctatttatttctaatattttcaaatatttatataaaattattataataataaaacatatattatgttttaatttaaatcatttattaaatttcaaattatatattaacaaaatttatacaatataatttattttcaaatatattatttttaatttaattcatttattaatatttaaaattaaattaataaatatatataacatcgtgtatatatatatatatatatatatataatattaattattagataatattataaatataaaaaataaataagttaaacgTATCAGATGTATTTGCACTGAACATAAACTGAATCAAACTAACTCTAAAAAATTTAgtgacaaaaaataattaataatttttaatcaagtaataattatttttttaataaaaaaatatttaattagtattaatatataaataaaataaaaaataataatttaaaataaatattattttattattttgattaataatttaaagtgaCGTGGTGGATAAGAGAGTTATGTAAGgatgatttattttgtttgaattatttaaaaaatttaaaccgAACTAatcaattttctaattaatcacTCATCAACCATCACTATAATCATTTGAgttcataattataaatataaaattatattttatattatatcatttttataattaaaataataataattttttaatttatttattaaaaaaatgatttaaatttttgaataatattaagaaattattttatatataattaataaaataaaattttaaataataattacaataattaataataatataatcatttttatataattaattttaaatattattaataataaaaaaaatataataaattaattaaaatataaaatataaaaactataaataaaataacaattatatataaaaaaaattatttaaaaattattagaaaagttaaatataaaatatttaaataaaaattgttaataaaaaaaattataccatgttataatatattattaaataaaacgttatatttaataaaaatgtgttagatTCGTTATCCGACGATCTCGCGGCTCGGCTGCATAGAGGAACCAAAATGGTAAGGTTGACTAgagtgtatttaaaattgtcgATTTATactagttttgacttttttgagtcgtcacctaatttactacttaaaaattaaaaaataaaaaataatttgcgTGTTCAAACGCATTTTAGAGATTCTGTTCTTGGTTCGGTGCTTGATTATACTTGGGAAAAAGTCTCTCGCGTTATGTCTCACGTGTTCTCACATTACagtctctattttaaatttttgatcatttaaaaatattattttacactttatttatttatccaatctTAAATCATACATCAAAAGATATTCCAAATCTAAACCtgtctctagtttttttttaagacaTGCATTTATATcattgtattaaatttaaaacttaataagataaataaaatattagtacaTGTAACCCGATGAACGAGACTATAAATGGTAGTTATAAACATTTGTGGATTAAACAAAcctaaaaatgttttaaattttaaaattagtgaaaataataaaatcaaatttagacTTAAAAAACGAACATatagtttattataattattcaccgtatatatcatatatttatatatattaataaatgtatttttattttctctgtTTTGTcattaaaagatataaaaatgtgaaaaatctAAAACAAAAGAATAGAAATGGTGATATTACCCAAATCTGTCTTGTGAGATTCATGGAAGAGGATCCTCTGCTACCATCTTATCATGCTACCATGTTCCCCTCTCACAAAGGGAGGGgtaatatggtaaataaataaaaaacatttttatttatttaccatattacCCCTCCCTTTGTGAGAGGGGAACATGGTAGCATGATAAAATGGTAGCAGAGGAGATTCATACTTACCGAAATCTGTCATATTCACATTTATACTTACCAAGTCTGTGCAACCTATACCATCATTATCTACCATCATCATTGCCTATCTGTATCtactctctatatataatatattttctttatcgttattattaattatatagtacatataattatatatatagccatttataattatatatcttttatatatatatatatatatatatatatatattttttttttttcatatatttacgCTTTAGGGAGAAATaacaaaattgaatatatatatatgaaaaaagaaaaacaaacctaAAATTTCTTTGACTGATTCGACGATGGATCTATAGAAAGAACTGTTTGGTCGGAGTTATCATttctaaggccttgttcggtatggtttattaaaaaaaccaatttaaaatcaattaccACTTCACTCTCCTTTTATCCatcacatcactcaaatcattaactaaaatactaaaatactctctattttaaattattatttcatattttatttatatatattaatatatttttaagtctttttatcaaaaataataattatttattcaaaatcattacccatcatttaatttttctctctcttagtttaaaaaaaacccaCAATCTCTAACATAAGCGCAGATAGAGTGGATAAAACAACAAAAGACTGAATATATAGGTATTATAATAGAGATGACCCACAGATTCTTATGGTCGGATTCACAAATAATAGTTATAAACAATTCAAATATGCAGTAACGTTTTTAGTTATAAATGAACCATGATATATATAGGCTCTGAATCATTGAAAAGAGCggaaaaaataagaagaattaatacttaatttcaacCATTTATTATAGAGGAAGTCATTGGATCAAAACCAGATTGAAATTTGAAGAAACAAAACGAAAAACAGCTATAGAAATAAACCTCAATGCGTCGTTAGATTTTGCCCTCAATTGCGGTTTACTTTTATTATCTCTTAGAGTTTCTACAATTAATTTGTTCTATTACTTTGTTTCTGCcataacaaaagtaataaatttaaaaaagttaaagattTTAAATTGGAAGTAATTAAAGAAGTAGTCAAAGAATTTAAAAGAATTGCTGAAGAAGTTATTAAAGAACATTAGGATACCAACACAAATAAGTAATCTGCTCCAACTGCTGTTGGGAAAATTTCTGTtgaaaataatgcaggaaaacaaatggataatgaaggagcttggaaaatacgctataatgaaagagctaatCTGTTTGGGCTAAATAATCAGATTACAAAGTTCTTTATGCATGcaaaaaggggagaaattgtcatcAGTAAGGAGAAAGCACATcatattacaattcaactcaatatCCATTATCTTGAAGACTGGAATCTGctgaaaaagaagaatatgaagaaattgttcaatggtcagttgctacaatgaaggagctgatgaagactcccaaatctaagtcatatactaacgggagcaactcgacatggaaaactaatgaagtcta is part of the Impatiens glandulifera chromosome 1, dImpGla2.1, whole genome shotgun sequence genome and encodes:
- the LOC124931647 gene encoding uncharacterized protein LOC124931647, which produces MSYIPPHKRHFKDNNSLCKPEQLISPSGYNNNNRSFRNKNVSKDSGRIYRYAQAQGTWFSIGLDGDDDNQFSSLVRLEPISLNSYEQQKRSTELPQILVLDDNRLLLQPKGDYKISPVKRIVTLLEKDLIHSFGNVRMLMEECPEVKPTLVELLPGLEETFSMVVVSFIYRTSSISSTTSITEAILKPVHKTFYTNLPTSYLKFVEDEAVDKIGLKLSAAKEIYQVKVIDRLNPESEISCKCRIVKNLNKLEVYKMELAQLRHFVVDISCLGQKTDVRLMIYTKKVVSTLIDEEKKKIENMINSAVIDSGIKGGLRWPLGKQSDGDRTSVGDCSGEVLLKMTELLSCLKDDKFGENVVAELLNDYMKVIWDNLVVSSS